Proteins encoded by one window of Camelus dromedarius isolate mCamDro1 chromosome 27, mCamDro1.pat, whole genome shotgun sequence:
- the HNRNPH1 gene encoding heterogeneous nuclear ribonucleoprotein H isoform X7 yields the protein MAMQRPGPYDRPGAGRGYNSIGRGAGFERMRRGAYGGGYGGYDDYNGYNDGYGFGSDRFGRDLNYCFSGMSDHRYGDGGSTFQSTTGHCVHMRGLPYRATENDIYNFFSPLNPVRVHIEIGPDGRVTGEADVEFATHEDAVAAMSKDKANMQHRYVELFLNSTAGASGGAYEHRYVELFLNSTAGASGGAYGSQMMGGMGLSNQSSYGGPASQQLSGGYGGGYGGQSSMSGYGSQGAVNSSYYSSGSRASVGVNGMGGLSGMSSMSGGWGM from the exons ATGGCCATGCAGCGGCCAGGTCCCTATGACAGACCTGGGGCTGGCAGAGGGTATAACAGCATTGGCAGAGGAGCTGGCTTTGAAAGGATGAGGCGTGGTGCTTATGGTGGAG GTTATGGAGGCTATGATGATTATAATGGCTATAATGATGGCTATGGATTTGGGTCAGATAGATTTGGAAGAG ACCTAAATTATTGTTTTTCAGGAATGTCAGATCACAGATACGGGGATGGTGGCTCTACTTTCCAGAGCACAACAGGACACTGTGTACACATGCGGGGATTACCTTACAGAGCTACTGAGAATGACATTTATAAT TTTTTTTCACCACTCAACCCTGTGAGAGTACATATTGAAATTGGTCCCGATGGCAGAGTAACTGGGGAAGCAGATGTCGAGTTTGCAACTCACGAAGATGCTGTGGCAGCTATGTCGAAAGACAAAGCAAATATGC aaCACAGATATGTAGAACTCTTCTTGAATTCTACAGCAGGAGCAAGCGGTGGTGCTTACG AACACAGATATGTAGAACTCTTCTTGAATTCTACAGCAGGAGCAAGCGGTGGTGCTTATGGTAGCCAAATGATGGGAGGCATGGGCTTGT CGAACCAGTCCAGCTATGGGGGTCCAGCCAGCCAGCAGCTGAGCGGTGGTTATGGAGGCGGCTATGGTGGCCAGAGCAGCATGAGTGGATATG GCAGCCAAGGCGCAGTGAACAGCAGCTACTACAGTAGTGGAAGCCGAGCATCTGTGGGAGTGAACGGAATGGGAGGGCTGTCTGGCATGTCCAGTATGAGTGGTGGATGGGGAATGTAA
- the HNRNPH1 gene encoding heterogeneous nuclear ribonucleoprotein H isoform X4, producing MMLGTEGGEGFVVKVRGLPWSCSADEVQRFFSDCKIQNGAQGIRFIYTREGRPSGEAFVELESEDEVKLALKKDRETMGHRYVEVFKSNNVEMDWVLKHTGPNSPDTANDGFVRLRGLPFGCSKEEIVQFFSGLEIVPNGITLPVDFQGRSTGEAFVQFASQEIAEKALKKHKERIGHRYIEIFKSSRAEVRTHYDPPRKLMAMQRPGPYDRPGAGRGYNSIGRGAGFERMRRGAYGGGYGGYDDYNGYNDGYGFGSDRFGRDLNYCFSGMSDHRYGDGGSTFQSTTGHCVHMRGLPYRATENDIYNFFSPLNPVRVHIEIGPDGRVTGEADVEFATHEDAVAAMSKDKANMQHRYVELFLNSTAGASGGAYEHRYVELFLNSTAGASGGAYGSQMMGGMGLSNQSSYGGPASQQLSGGYGGGYGGQSSMSGYDQVLQENSSDFQSNIA from the exons ATGATGTTGGGCACCGAGGGCGGCGAGGGGTTCGTGGTGAAGGTCCGGGGCTTGCCCTGGTCTTGCTCGGCAGACGAAGTGCAGCGTTTTTTTTCTG ACTGCAAAATCCAAAATGGGGCTCAAGGTATTCGTTTCATCTACACCAGAGAAGGCAGACCGAGTGGCGAGGCTTTTGTTGAACTTGAATCAGAAGATGAAGTCAAATTGGCCctgaaaaaagacagagaaactatGGGACACAGATATGTTGAAG TATTCAAGTCAAACAACGTTGAAATGGATTGGGTGTTGAAGCATACTGGTCCAAATAGTCCTGACACGGCCAATGATGGCTTTGTACGGCTTAGAGGACTCCCCTTTGGATGTAGCAAGGAAGAAATTGTTCAGTTCTTCTCAG GGTTGGAAATCGTGCCAAATGGGATAACATTGCCGGTGGACTTCCAGGGGAGGAGTACGGGGGAGGCCTTCGTGCAGTTTGCTTCACAGGAAATAGCTGAAAAGGCTCtaaagaaacacaaggaaagaatAGGGCACAG GTATATCGAAATCTTTAAGAGCAGTCGAGCTGAAGTTAGAACTCACTATGATCCACCACGAAAACTTATGGCCATGCAGCGGCCAGGTCCCTATGACAGACCTGGGGCTGGCAGAGGGTATAACAGCATTGGCAGAGGAGCTGGCTTTGAAAGGATGAGGCGTGGTGCTTATGGTGGAG GTTATGGAGGCTATGATGATTATAATGGCTATAATGATGGCTATGGATTTGGGTCAGATAGATTTGGAAGAG ACCTAAATTATTGTTTTTCAGGAATGTCAGATCACAGATACGGGGATGGTGGCTCTACTTTCCAGAGCACAACAGGACACTGTGTACACATGCGGGGATTACCTTACAGAGCTACTGAGAATGACATTTATAAT TTTTTTTCACCACTCAACCCTGTGAGAGTACATATTGAAATTGGTCCCGATGGCAGAGTAACTGGGGAAGCAGATGTCGAGTTTGCAACTCACGAAGATGCTGTGGCAGCTATGTCGAAAGACAAAGCAAATATGC aaCACAGATATGTAGAACTCTTCTTGAATTCTACAGCAGGAGCAAGCGGTGGTGCTTACG AACACAGATATGTAGAACTCTTCTTGAATTCTACAGCAGGAGCAAGCGGTGGTGCTTATGGTAGCCAAATGATGGGAGGCATGGGCTTGT CGAACCAGTCCAGCTATGGGGGTCCAGCCAGCCAGCAGCTGAGCGGTGGTTATGGAGGCGGCTATGGTGGCCAGAGCAGCATGAGTGGATATG ACcaagttttacaggaaaactccAGTGATTTTCAATCAAACATTGCAtag
- the HNRNPH1 gene encoding heterogeneous nuclear ribonucleoprotein H isoform X6, whose protein sequence is MMLGTEGGEGFVVKVRGLPWSCSADEVQRFFSDCKIQNGAQGIRFIYTREGRPSGEAFVELESEDEVKLALKKDRETMGHRYVEVFKSNNVEMDWVLKHTGPNSPDTANDGFVRLRGLPFGCSKEEIVQFFSGLEIVPNGITLPVDFQGRSTGEAFVQFASQEIAEKALKKHKERIGHRYIEIFKSSRAEVRTHYDPPRKLMAMQRPGPYDRPGAGRGYNSIGRGAGFERMRRGAYGGGYGGYDDYNGYNDGYGFGSDRFGRDLNYCFSGMSDHRYGDGGSTFQSTTGHCVHMRGLPYRATENDIYNFFSPLNPVRVHIEIGPDGRVTGEADVEFATHEDAVAAMSKDKANMQHRYVELFLNSTAGASGGAYGSQMLGGMGLSNQSSYGGPASQQLSGGYGGGYGGQSSMSGYDQVLQENSSDFQSNIA, encoded by the exons ATGATGTTGGGCACCGAGGGCGGCGAGGGGTTCGTGGTGAAGGTCCGGGGCTTGCCCTGGTCTTGCTCGGCAGACGAAGTGCAGCGTTTTTTTTCTG ACTGCAAAATCCAAAATGGGGCTCAAGGTATTCGTTTCATCTACACCAGAGAAGGCAGACCGAGTGGCGAGGCTTTTGTTGAACTTGAATCAGAAGATGAAGTCAAATTGGCCctgaaaaaagacagagaaactatGGGACACAGATATGTTGAAG TATTCAAGTCAAACAACGTTGAAATGGATTGGGTGTTGAAGCATACTGGTCCAAATAGTCCTGACACGGCCAATGATGGCTTTGTACGGCTTAGAGGACTCCCCTTTGGATGTAGCAAGGAAGAAATTGTTCAGTTCTTCTCAG GGTTGGAAATCGTGCCAAATGGGATAACATTGCCGGTGGACTTCCAGGGGAGGAGTACGGGGGAGGCCTTCGTGCAGTTTGCTTCACAGGAAATAGCTGAAAAGGCTCtaaagaaacacaaggaaagaatAGGGCACAG GTATATCGAAATCTTTAAGAGCAGTCGAGCTGAAGTTAGAACTCACTATGATCCACCACGAAAACTTATGGCCATGCAGCGGCCAGGTCCCTATGACAGACCTGGGGCTGGCAGAGGGTATAACAGCATTGGCAGAGGAGCTGGCTTTGAAAGGATGAGGCGTGGTGCTTATGGTGGAG GTTATGGAGGCTATGATGATTATAATGGCTATAATGATGGCTATGGATTTGGGTCAGATAGATTTGGAAGAG ACCTAAATTATTGTTTTTCAGGAATGTCAGATCACAGATACGGGGATGGTGGCTCTACTTTCCAGAGCACAACAGGACACTGTGTACACATGCGGGGATTACCTTACAGAGCTACTGAGAATGACATTTATAAT TTTTTTTCACCACTCAACCCTGTGAGAGTACATATTGAAATTGGTCCCGATGGCAGAGTAACTGGGGAAGCAGATGTCGAGTTTGCAACTCACGAAGATGCTGTGGCAGCTATGTCGAAAGACAAAGCAAATATGC aaCACAGATATGTAGAACTCTTCTTGAATTCTACAGCAGGAGCAAGCGGTGGTGCTTACGGTAGCCAAATGCTAGGAGGCATGGGTTTGT CGAACCAGTCCAGCTATGGGGGTCCAGCCAGCCAGCAGCTGAGCGGTGGTTATGGAGGCGGCTATGGTGGCCAGAGCAGCATGAGTGGATATG ACcaagttttacaggaaaactccAGTGATTTTCAATCAAACATTGCAtag
- the HNRNPH1 gene encoding heterogeneous nuclear ribonucleoprotein H isoform X5: MMLGTEGGEGFVVKVRGLPWSCSADEVQRFFSDCKIQNGAQGIRFIYTREGRPSGEAFVELESEDEVKLALKKDRETMGHRYVEVFKSNNVEMDWVLKHTGPNSPDTANDGFVRLRGLPFGCSKEEIVQFFSGLEIVPNGITLPVDFQGRSTGEAFVQFASQEIAEKALKKHKERIGHRYIEIFKSSRAEVRTHYDPPRKLMAMQRPGPYDRPGAGRGYNSIGRGAGFERMRRGAYGGGYGGYDDYNGYNDGYGFGSDRFGRDLNYCFSGMSDHRYGDGGSTFQSTTGHCVHMRGLPYRATENDIYNFFSPLNPVRVHIEIGPDGRVTGEADVEFATHEDAVAAMSKDKANMQHRYVELFLNSTAGASGGAYEHRYVELFLNSTAGASGGAYANQSSYGGPASQQLSGGYGGGYGGQSSMSGYDQVLQENSSDFQSNIA; encoded by the exons ATGATGTTGGGCACCGAGGGCGGCGAGGGGTTCGTGGTGAAGGTCCGGGGCTTGCCCTGGTCTTGCTCGGCAGACGAAGTGCAGCGTTTTTTTTCTG ACTGCAAAATCCAAAATGGGGCTCAAGGTATTCGTTTCATCTACACCAGAGAAGGCAGACCGAGTGGCGAGGCTTTTGTTGAACTTGAATCAGAAGATGAAGTCAAATTGGCCctgaaaaaagacagagaaactatGGGACACAGATATGTTGAAG TATTCAAGTCAAACAACGTTGAAATGGATTGGGTGTTGAAGCATACTGGTCCAAATAGTCCTGACACGGCCAATGATGGCTTTGTACGGCTTAGAGGACTCCCCTTTGGATGTAGCAAGGAAGAAATTGTTCAGTTCTTCTCAG GGTTGGAAATCGTGCCAAATGGGATAACATTGCCGGTGGACTTCCAGGGGAGGAGTACGGGGGAGGCCTTCGTGCAGTTTGCTTCACAGGAAATAGCTGAAAAGGCTCtaaagaaacacaaggaaagaatAGGGCACAG GTATATCGAAATCTTTAAGAGCAGTCGAGCTGAAGTTAGAACTCACTATGATCCACCACGAAAACTTATGGCCATGCAGCGGCCAGGTCCCTATGACAGACCTGGGGCTGGCAGAGGGTATAACAGCATTGGCAGAGGAGCTGGCTTTGAAAGGATGAGGCGTGGTGCTTATGGTGGAG GTTATGGAGGCTATGATGATTATAATGGCTATAATGATGGCTATGGATTTGGGTCAGATAGATTTGGAAGAG ACCTAAATTATTGTTTTTCAGGAATGTCAGATCACAGATACGGGGATGGTGGCTCTACTTTCCAGAGCACAACAGGACACTGTGTACACATGCGGGGATTACCTTACAGAGCTACTGAGAATGACATTTATAAT TTTTTTTCACCACTCAACCCTGTGAGAGTACATATTGAAATTGGTCCCGATGGCAGAGTAACTGGGGAAGCAGATGTCGAGTTTGCAACTCACGAAGATGCTGTGGCAGCTATGTCGAAAGACAAAGCAAATATGC aaCACAGATATGTAGAACTCTTCTTGAATTCTACAGCAGGAGCAAGCGGTGGTGCTTACG AACACAGATATGTAGAACTCTTCTTGAATTCTACAGCAGGAGCAAGCGGTGGTGCTTATG CGAACCAGTCCAGCTATGGGGGTCCAGCCAGCCAGCAGCTGAGCGGTGGTTATGGAGGCGGCTATGGTGGCCAGAGCAGCATGAGTGGATATG ACcaagttttacaggaaaactccAGTGATTTTCAATCAAACATTGCAtag
- the HNRNPH1 gene encoding heterogeneous nuclear ribonucleoprotein H isoform X3 — MMLGTEGGEGFVVKVRGLPWSCSADEVQRFFSDCKIQNGAQGIRFIYTREGRPSGEAFVELESEDEVKLALKKDRETMGHRYVEVFKSNNVEMDWVLKHTGPNSPDTANDGFVRLRGLPFGCSKEEIVQFFSGLEIVPNGITLPVDFQGRSTGEAFVQFASQEIAEKALKKHKERIGHRYIEIFKSSRAEVRTHYDPPRKLMAMQRPGPYDRPGAGRGYNSIGRGAGFERMRRGAYGGGYGGYDDYNGYNDGYGFGSDRFGRDLNYCFSGMSDHRYGDGGSTFQSTTGHCVHMRGLPYRATENDIYNFFSPLNPVRVHIEIGPDGRVTGEADVEFATHEDAVAAMSKDKANMQHRYVELFLNSTAGASGGAYGSQMLGGMGLSNQSSYGGPASQQLSGGYGGGYGGQSSMSGYGSQGAVNSSYYSSGSRASVGVNGMGGLSGMSSMSGGWGM, encoded by the exons ATGATGTTGGGCACCGAGGGCGGCGAGGGGTTCGTGGTGAAGGTCCGGGGCTTGCCCTGGTCTTGCTCGGCAGACGAAGTGCAGCGTTTTTTTTCTG ACTGCAAAATCCAAAATGGGGCTCAAGGTATTCGTTTCATCTACACCAGAGAAGGCAGACCGAGTGGCGAGGCTTTTGTTGAACTTGAATCAGAAGATGAAGTCAAATTGGCCctgaaaaaagacagagaaactatGGGACACAGATATGTTGAAG TATTCAAGTCAAACAACGTTGAAATGGATTGGGTGTTGAAGCATACTGGTCCAAATAGTCCTGACACGGCCAATGATGGCTTTGTACGGCTTAGAGGACTCCCCTTTGGATGTAGCAAGGAAGAAATTGTTCAGTTCTTCTCAG GGTTGGAAATCGTGCCAAATGGGATAACATTGCCGGTGGACTTCCAGGGGAGGAGTACGGGGGAGGCCTTCGTGCAGTTTGCTTCACAGGAAATAGCTGAAAAGGCTCtaaagaaacacaaggaaagaatAGGGCACAG GTATATCGAAATCTTTAAGAGCAGTCGAGCTGAAGTTAGAACTCACTATGATCCACCACGAAAACTTATGGCCATGCAGCGGCCAGGTCCCTATGACAGACCTGGGGCTGGCAGAGGGTATAACAGCATTGGCAGAGGAGCTGGCTTTGAAAGGATGAGGCGTGGTGCTTATGGTGGAG GTTATGGAGGCTATGATGATTATAATGGCTATAATGATGGCTATGGATTTGGGTCAGATAGATTTGGAAGAG ACCTAAATTATTGTTTTTCAGGAATGTCAGATCACAGATACGGGGATGGTGGCTCTACTTTCCAGAGCACAACAGGACACTGTGTACACATGCGGGGATTACCTTACAGAGCTACTGAGAATGACATTTATAAT TTTTTTTCACCACTCAACCCTGTGAGAGTACATATTGAAATTGGTCCCGATGGCAGAGTAACTGGGGAAGCAGATGTCGAGTTTGCAACTCACGAAGATGCTGTGGCAGCTATGTCGAAAGACAAAGCAAATATGC aaCACAGATATGTAGAACTCTTCTTGAATTCTACAGCAGGAGCAAGCGGTGGTGCTTACGGTAGCCAAATGCTAGGAGGCATGGGTTTGT CGAACCAGTCCAGCTATGGGGGTCCAGCCAGCCAGCAGCTGAGCGGTGGTTATGGAGGCGGCTATGGTGGCCAGAGCAGCATGAGTGGATATG GCAGCCAAGGCGCAGTGAACAGCAGCTACTACAGTAGTGGAAGCCGAGCATCTGTGGGAGTGAACGGAATGGGAGGGCTGTCTGGCATGTCCAGTATGAGTGGTGGATGGGGAATGTAA
- the HNRNPH1 gene encoding heterogeneous nuclear ribonucleoprotein H isoform X1, translated as MMLGTEGGEGFVVKVRGLPWSCSADEVQRFFSDCKIQNGAQGIRFIYTREGRPSGEAFVELESEDEVKLALKKDRETMGHRYVEVFKSNNVEMDWVLKHTGPNSPDTANDGFVRLRGLPFGCSKEEIVQFFSGLEIVPNGITLPVDFQGRSTGEAFVQFASQEIAEKALKKHKERIGHRYIEIFKSSRAEVRTHYDPPRKLMAMQRPGPYDRPGAGRGYNSIGRGAGFERMRRGAYGGGYGGYDDYNGYNDGYGFGSDRFGRDLNYCFSGMSDHRYGDGGSTFQSTTGHCVHMRGLPYRATENDIYNFFSPLNPVRVHIEIGPDGRVTGEADVEFATHEDAVAAMSKDKANMQHRYVELFLNSTAGASGGAYEHRYVELFLNSTAGASGGAYGSQMMGGMGLSNQSSYGGPASQQLSGGYGGGYGGQSSMSGYGSQGAVNSSYYSSGSRASVGVNGMGGLSGMSSMSGGWGM; from the exons ATGATGTTGGGCACCGAGGGCGGCGAGGGGTTCGTGGTGAAGGTCCGGGGCTTGCCCTGGTCTTGCTCGGCAGACGAAGTGCAGCGTTTTTTTTCTG ACTGCAAAATCCAAAATGGGGCTCAAGGTATTCGTTTCATCTACACCAGAGAAGGCAGACCGAGTGGCGAGGCTTTTGTTGAACTTGAATCAGAAGATGAAGTCAAATTGGCCctgaaaaaagacagagaaactatGGGACACAGATATGTTGAAG TATTCAAGTCAAACAACGTTGAAATGGATTGGGTGTTGAAGCATACTGGTCCAAATAGTCCTGACACGGCCAATGATGGCTTTGTACGGCTTAGAGGACTCCCCTTTGGATGTAGCAAGGAAGAAATTGTTCAGTTCTTCTCAG GGTTGGAAATCGTGCCAAATGGGATAACATTGCCGGTGGACTTCCAGGGGAGGAGTACGGGGGAGGCCTTCGTGCAGTTTGCTTCACAGGAAATAGCTGAAAAGGCTCtaaagaaacacaaggaaagaatAGGGCACAG GTATATCGAAATCTTTAAGAGCAGTCGAGCTGAAGTTAGAACTCACTATGATCCACCACGAAAACTTATGGCCATGCAGCGGCCAGGTCCCTATGACAGACCTGGGGCTGGCAGAGGGTATAACAGCATTGGCAGAGGAGCTGGCTTTGAAAGGATGAGGCGTGGTGCTTATGGTGGAG GTTATGGAGGCTATGATGATTATAATGGCTATAATGATGGCTATGGATTTGGGTCAGATAGATTTGGAAGAG ACCTAAATTATTGTTTTTCAGGAATGTCAGATCACAGATACGGGGATGGTGGCTCTACTTTCCAGAGCACAACAGGACACTGTGTACACATGCGGGGATTACCTTACAGAGCTACTGAGAATGACATTTATAAT TTTTTTTCACCACTCAACCCTGTGAGAGTACATATTGAAATTGGTCCCGATGGCAGAGTAACTGGGGAAGCAGATGTCGAGTTTGCAACTCACGAAGATGCTGTGGCAGCTATGTCGAAAGACAAAGCAAATATGC aaCACAGATATGTAGAACTCTTCTTGAATTCTACAGCAGGAGCAAGCGGTGGTGCTTACG AACACAGATATGTAGAACTCTTCTTGAATTCTACAGCAGGAGCAAGCGGTGGTGCTTATGGTAGCCAAATGATGGGAGGCATGGGCTTGT CGAACCAGTCCAGCTATGGGGGTCCAGCCAGCCAGCAGCTGAGCGGTGGTTATGGAGGCGGCTATGGTGGCCAGAGCAGCATGAGTGGATATG GCAGCCAAGGCGCAGTGAACAGCAGCTACTACAGTAGTGGAAGCCGAGCATCTGTGGGAGTGAACGGAATGGGAGGGCTGTCTGGCATGTCCAGTATGAGTGGTGGATGGGGAATGTAA
- the HNRNPH1 gene encoding heterogeneous nuclear ribonucleoprotein H isoform X2 codes for MMLGTEGGEGFVVKVRGLPWSCSADEVQRFFSDCKIQNGAQGIRFIYTREGRPSGEAFVELESEDEVKLALKKDRETMGHRYVEVFKSNNVEMDWVLKHTGPNSPDTANDGFVRLRGLPFGCSKEEIVQFFSGLEIVPNGITLPVDFQGRSTGEAFVQFASQEIAEKALKKHKERIGHRYIEIFKSSRAEVRTHYDPPRKLMAMQRPGPYDRPGAGRGYNSIGRGAGFERMRRGAYGGGYGGYDDYNGYNDGYGFGSDRFGRDLNYCFSGMSDHRYGDGGSTFQSTTGHCVHMRGLPYRATENDIYNFFSPLNPVRVHIEIGPDGRVTGEADVEFATHEDAVAAMSKDKANMQHRYVELFLNSTAGASGGAYEHRYVELFLNSTAGASGGAYANQSSYGGPASQQLSGGYGGGYGGQSSMSGYGSQGAVNSSYYSSGSRASVGVNGMGGLSGMSSMSGGWGM; via the exons ATGATGTTGGGCACCGAGGGCGGCGAGGGGTTCGTGGTGAAGGTCCGGGGCTTGCCCTGGTCTTGCTCGGCAGACGAAGTGCAGCGTTTTTTTTCTG ACTGCAAAATCCAAAATGGGGCTCAAGGTATTCGTTTCATCTACACCAGAGAAGGCAGACCGAGTGGCGAGGCTTTTGTTGAACTTGAATCAGAAGATGAAGTCAAATTGGCCctgaaaaaagacagagaaactatGGGACACAGATATGTTGAAG TATTCAAGTCAAACAACGTTGAAATGGATTGGGTGTTGAAGCATACTGGTCCAAATAGTCCTGACACGGCCAATGATGGCTTTGTACGGCTTAGAGGACTCCCCTTTGGATGTAGCAAGGAAGAAATTGTTCAGTTCTTCTCAG GGTTGGAAATCGTGCCAAATGGGATAACATTGCCGGTGGACTTCCAGGGGAGGAGTACGGGGGAGGCCTTCGTGCAGTTTGCTTCACAGGAAATAGCTGAAAAGGCTCtaaagaaacacaaggaaagaatAGGGCACAG GTATATCGAAATCTTTAAGAGCAGTCGAGCTGAAGTTAGAACTCACTATGATCCACCACGAAAACTTATGGCCATGCAGCGGCCAGGTCCCTATGACAGACCTGGGGCTGGCAGAGGGTATAACAGCATTGGCAGAGGAGCTGGCTTTGAAAGGATGAGGCGTGGTGCTTATGGTGGAG GTTATGGAGGCTATGATGATTATAATGGCTATAATGATGGCTATGGATTTGGGTCAGATAGATTTGGAAGAG ACCTAAATTATTGTTTTTCAGGAATGTCAGATCACAGATACGGGGATGGTGGCTCTACTTTCCAGAGCACAACAGGACACTGTGTACACATGCGGGGATTACCTTACAGAGCTACTGAGAATGACATTTATAAT TTTTTTTCACCACTCAACCCTGTGAGAGTACATATTGAAATTGGTCCCGATGGCAGAGTAACTGGGGAAGCAGATGTCGAGTTTGCAACTCACGAAGATGCTGTGGCAGCTATGTCGAAAGACAAAGCAAATATGC aaCACAGATATGTAGAACTCTTCTTGAATTCTACAGCAGGAGCAAGCGGTGGTGCTTACG AACACAGATATGTAGAACTCTTCTTGAATTCTACAGCAGGAGCAAGCGGTGGTGCTTATG CGAACCAGTCCAGCTATGGGGGTCCAGCCAGCCAGCAGCTGAGCGGTGGTTATGGAGGCGGCTATGGTGGCCAGAGCAGCATGAGTGGATATG GCAGCCAAGGCGCAGTGAACAGCAGCTACTACAGTAGTGGAAGCCGAGCATCTGTGGGAGTGAACGGAATGGGAGGGCTGTCTGGCATGTCCAGTATGAGTGGTGGATGGGGAATGTAA